The proteins below come from a single Candidatus Binatia bacterium genomic window:
- a CDS encoding enoyl-CoA hydratase-related protein: MADLEVKRENGILWLTLNRPEQMGALTPDMRNQILEELAVARGDVEVRGIVISGKGKGFCTGADLSASQGAKPPTPWAGQIREVMRTGGARMLRALWEIEKPVIASVNGTAAGLGAHLALVCDLVIAAEGVRFIEVFVRRGIALDAIGGFLLPRIMPLHKAKELAFFGDSFTAEEAVTLGVINKVVPAEELQAATQEWADRLAKAPTFALGCSKRLLNRGTEVDMETSLDDEALIQSMVMGSDDAQEGIASFRERRKPEFKGR, translated from the coding sequence ATGGCCGACCTCGAAGTCAAACGCGAAAACGGAATTCTCTGGCTCACGCTGAACCGTCCGGAGCAGATGGGTGCGCTGACCCCCGACATGCGCAACCAGATCCTCGAAGAACTCGCGGTCGCTCGGGGCGACGTCGAAGTGAGAGGCATCGTCATCTCGGGGAAGGGGAAGGGCTTCTGCACCGGAGCGGACCTCTCGGCGTCGCAAGGCGCGAAACCACCGACGCCGTGGGCCGGCCAGATCCGCGAGGTCATGCGCACGGGCGGGGCGCGCATGCTGCGGGCTTTGTGGGAGATCGAGAAGCCCGTGATCGCCTCCGTGAACGGAACGGCGGCAGGCCTTGGGGCGCACCTCGCTCTCGTCTGCGATCTCGTGATCGCCGCAGAGGGCGTGCGGTTCATCGAGGTGTTCGTCCGAAGAGGGATCGCACTCGATGCGATCGGGGGCTTCCTCCTGCCGCGGATCATGCCGCTGCACAAAGCGAAGGAACTCGCGTTCTTCGGGGATAGCTTCACGGCTGAAGAGGCCGTCACCCTCGGCGTGATCAACAAGGTGGTACCGGCCGAAGAGCTTCAGGCGGCGACACAGGAGTGGGCAGACCGCCTCGCCAAAGCGCCGACCTTTGCGCTGGGATGTTCGAAGCGGTTGCTCAACCGCGGGACCGAAGTTGATATGGAGACCAGCCTGGATGATGAAGCGTTGATCCAGTCGATGGTGATGGGCTCCGACGACGCGCAGGAAGGCATCGCCTCGTTCCGCGAGCGTCGCAAGCCCGAGTTCAAGGGGCGGTAG